A genome region from Tachyglossus aculeatus isolate mTacAcu1 chromosome 1, mTacAcu1.pri, whole genome shotgun sequence includes the following:
- the GPR17 gene encoding uracil nucleotide/cysteinyl leukotriene receptor — translation MDGLAVDASNLFFNTSLETSEQCGKETALENVLFASFYLLDFILAFAGNTLALWLFIRDQKSGTPANIFLMHLAVADLSFVLVLPTRLVYHFSGNHWPFGEIPCRLTGFLFYLNMYASIYFLTCISADRFLAIVHPVKSIKLRRPLYAHLACAFLWVIVAVAMAPLLVSVQTAETNTTTVCLQLYREKASRHALVSLAVAFTFPFVTTVTCYLLIIRSLRSGSRVEQHLKDKAIKMIVMVLMIFLICFVPYHVNRYIYVLHYDGTQTSCETQRVLALSNRITSCLTSLNGALDPVMYFFVAEKFREALCNLLCGRKAVRLPPSFEGKTNESSLSAKSEL, via the coding sequence ATGGATGGACTGGCGGTGGATGCCTCAAATCTGTTCTTCAACACCTCCCTGGAAACCTCAGAACAGTGTGGCAAAGAAACCGCTCTGGAAAACGTTCTCTTTGCCTCTTTTTATCTGCTGGACTTCATCCTCGCCTTCGCGGGCAACACCCTTGCCCTCTGGCTCTTCATCCGGGACCAAAAGTCGGGCACCCCCGCCAACATCTTCCTGATGCACCTCGCTGTGGCCGACCTGTCTTTCGTGCTGGTACTTCCCACCCGACTGGTGTATCACTTTTCGGGAAACCACTGGCCGTTCGGGGAAATCCCGTGCCGCCTCACCGGCTTCCTCTTCTACCTCAACATGTACGCCAGCATCTACTTCCTCACTTGCATCAGCGCGGACCGCTTCCTGGCCATCGTGCATCCCGTGAAGTCCATCAAACTCCGCCGGCCCCTCTACGCCCACCTGGCCTGCGCCTTTCTCTGGGTGATCGTGGCCGTGGCGATGGCCCCGCTGCTGGTCAGCGTGCAGACGGCGGAGACGAACACCACCACCGTCTGCTTGCAGCTCTACCGGGAAAAGGCCTCCCGCCACGCTCTGGTGTCCTTGGCGGTGGCGTTCACCTTCCCGTTCGTCACCACGGTGACCTGCTACTTGCTGATCATCCGGAGCCTGCGGAGCGGCAGCCGGGTGGAGCAGCATCTCAAGGACAAAGCTATCAAGATGATCGTGATGGTGCTGATGATCTTCCTCATCTGCTTCGTGCCCTACCACGTCAACCGTTACATTTACGTCCTCCATTACGACGGCACCCAGACGTCCTGTGAGACGCAGCGGGTCCTGGCTCTCAGTAACcgcatcacctcctgcctcaCGAGCCTCAACGGTGCCCTTGACCCGGTCATGTATTTTTTTGTGGCCGAGAAGTTCCGGGAGGCCTTGTGCAATCTGCTTTGCGGCAGGAAGGCGGTGAGGCTCCCTCCGAGTTTCGAAGGGAAGACCAACGAGAGTTCGCTGAGCGCTAAATCGGAACTGTGA